A stretch of DNA from Equus asinus isolate D_3611 breed Donkey chromosome 20, EquAss-T2T_v2, whole genome shotgun sequence:
ACTATGGCAGAGCAGCTTGTAGGGTGAGTGAGGGGGCAGTTAGGAGGCTGGCAGAGGCGGTGGTGACCATCAGCTACCGTGTGGTCCCCTGAGCCCATCAGCTGCCCGGCCCCCTGACGTTCACAGTCCGGCCTGAACCAGAGTCTGCCTCCCAGGCCCGTCACCTTCTAGCCCAAGCCCAGGACCCCATGTGGGGCgggaggggggatggggaggcaggACGACCCCTGTTTTCTCCCCGTCGCACTCCCTTTGGTCACAAAGAGGGGACTGAGTTCCCTGCCCCAGGAGGCATTGTGGCCACGGCTTCGAGCCCCTTGGCGGGGGGATGGGGCGGGGCTGCCCCTCGGCTGGATGGCGGCTTGGACTCCAGCACCCCCAGCTCCTTTCAGGGCCTGAGAAGCTGCTGCCTGGGTATGGACTGGACGCGGGTCCTTCCCGTCCGTCCTGCCCGGTCCGCCAGCCCCCAGCAGCGCGGAGGTGGTGGCAGGAGGGGCCGCGTCTCTGATGGCAGGGCTggggtctggggccagcccctgctgccaCCGCTCCAGCCCTGCTTTCTCTGGCCGCCGCAGGCGAAGAAGTCGGCTAAGAAGTTGCAGAGCGCGGAGCCCGTGAGGAGAGCCAGCCAGAAGGAGAAGCGAGGGCGGCCCGACGACAAGCCCCGGGCCAGGTCCCCCACTCTGCCCCGCCTCCCCTACCTCCCTGGGCCCTACCCGTCCTGGTGCCCGGCTTCCGAATTCAGTCAGATCCAGTTGAAGTGTCTGTTTCTCGGGGCCCCATCAGGTTGTGTAGGAGCCTCTGACCCAGGGCTGGTCCTTTCCCTAGGCCAGGGCTCTCGCCCAGGCGGGGCTGCCCCCAGACGACACCGGGCCACATCTGTGGCTGTCACACTGGGGGAGCTCCTGGCATCGGGCAggtgggggccagggatgctgttcaaCCCTCCGCAGTGCCCAGGACGGCCCTGATGTCCACAGGGCCAAGAGGGAGACCGTCCCCCAGACCAGATGTTTTAAGTCCGAGGCCCGCCGAGGTGGGGGACAGCCCATATCCCTGCCCACGGGGAGCTGGGCAGCTGGACTGCTGGCCAGGATGTGGGCTTCTGTCATTGATCCGTGTCAGTTCGGAGCGCCTTTGAATAACTCATTTGCTAAGTTTCCCATAACTAGATACTAACTCTCAGCCAGGTGTGAAAACAAAGAATTCTGGGATGTCACGTTGTTTGCTCGCAGGAACCAGAGGCAGGGCTGGCGTCTTTGTTCCCCTCGGGTGCCTGCCCTTGGCCAGGTCCCGGCGGCCTTGACCCCGCCTCCAGGGCCTCCTAGAGGTTTGCTTACGCAGCAGACGTGGGTCCCCTGGCGGGCCCCGGCCCTCAGCGGAGAGGATGTGGTGGCTGCGGCAGGGTGGTCTCGAGGATGATGGGGAGGCGCCCGTTTGAGAGGCATGACTCTCCGCAGGCCTGTGAAGGTAGAGCGAACTCGGAAGCGGTCGGAAGGGTTCCCGCCGGACCGGAAGGTCGAGAAGAAGAAAGGTAAGGCCCGGCTGCCCTGGTCACGGTCTGAGGACCCcgaggtggtggggagggagggccccGAGCAGCTGGCTCCTGTCCCTGGGGTGGTGCTCGGGCAGGTCCTcggcaggggtgggggcaaggCCAGCCAGTCCCCACAGCCTGGGCCTCTGTGGCCCTGCTCAGACCCGGGCGGGCTGTTCTCTCCTGGCCCAGAACCTTCTGTGGAGGAGAAGCTTCAGAAGCTGCACAGTGAGATCAAGTTCGCCCTGAAGGTCGACAATCCGGTGAGACGCTTCTCAGGGCCCTGGGGTCACCTCGCAGCCGCCTCCCCTGAGCTACCAGTCCATCTTTGCAGACCCAGGACCCTCAGGGTGTGCAGGGTGGGGTCCCTGTTCCTACGTGTGTCCCCCAGcttggggccaggctggtgtcCTGAGTTGCAGTGCTCGGCGTCCCCACCAGGGGGCGCCACAGGCAGACGCTAAGAGCCCTCCATGCCATAGGTCCCTCTGCTTGTCCCCGGGTTCCCCATCGCTCCGCCCTCCCCTGCAGGGAGAGCCCAAGGGTCCTTCCCCGCCCCACTGGGCCCCCAGGACCCCATCAGCCTGCTGCTGCCCTCCTGACTCCCCTTCTACCCCACAGGACGTGAAGAGGTGTCTGAACGCCCTCGCCGAGCTGGGGACCCTGCAGGTGACCTCGCAGATCCTTCAGAAGAACACAGATGTGGTGGCCACATTGAAGAAGGTATGGCACGAGCCCGAGGGGGAAGGGCGAGGAGGAAGCCAGCAGCGGGGCGGGTGCGGGGGTGAGCGGGGAATGGCAGTCTCCAGGGGAGGTGCCCCCGCTGGGGGTGGCAGCGATGGGGGAGGGTCGTGGGGCGGGGTGAGACCAGCTCCCCGGCCTGAGCCAGGCCTCTTGGCGCGCCAGATTCGCCGTTACAAGGCCAACAAGGAGGTGATGGAGAAGGCCGCGGAGGTCTACACCCGGCTCAAGTCGCGGGTCCTGGGACCAAAAATCGAGGCCGTCCAGAAGGCGAGCAGACctgggacagagaaggagagagccgAGGCGGAGAAGGCCGAGGAGCCGCTGGCTGGAGAGGAGGCCCCCACGGAGCGAGCGGAGGATGAGGCGAGCACTGGTGAGGAGCCGGCCGTCTGAGCCCGGAGCACAGCGTGGCGCTCTGTCCCAGACGGCCGCAGTGGCCTGTTCCTGCTGGCGCTCTGCGCGGGCCGGGCTCTGTCCCCAAGGCAGCGGAACGCACGCCTTCCTGCACAGGCGGTCAGGGGAGGCGAGGCCTCTGCTGGGCCTGAAGGGCCTCCCGAATAGAAAGGGCAGCTCTGGCAGGGGCAGTGGCCGTGGGGGACGGGAGAGCGTTCCTGCCTGCTGGGGTCACATGGTCCGAGTGACAGCTGATCAGGGCAGCTCTTAAGCCTGGCGTAAAGATGGCTCAGGGCTCGGGGCACGCCTCGGCCACCGAGGGACCGCAGGCTCTGCTTCTCATTTCTGTCCCAGGCTGAGAGGTGCTTTTCTCCACTGTCACCCACGGCCACTCctttcccacccctccctgctTCAGGTTCGTGGGGTCGGGGCCCAGCCGGCTGGAGAAGGGAGCCAGCCTCAGCCGGGCCTGGCCTGCTGGGAGCTGACGGTGCCCGTGCGGCCGGGGAGGCGCGGAGGTGGACGCTCACGCGGGCGCCTGGGGCCAGGGCCCTCGAGCGGGGTCCAGGGTGCTTCAGGACCCCTGTCCCAAGGCCGGCTCACTCGCTCTCAGCGGGAAGGGGTAAGGGGTCCCGGACAATAGCCCGGCGGTGTCCCACCCGCCCTGTCTCCCACCCAGACCTCTCGGCCCCGGTGAACGGTGAGGCCACGTCCCAGAAGGGGGACAGCACCGAGGacaaggagcaggaggaaggacaGAACTCAGAGGGGGGGCCGGGGGGCGGCTCCTCCGAAGACCTGCTGCACAATGAGTAAGTGTCGCGGGGGCCGCGGCCGTGGGGGCGACTTCCCGAGGGGGCGGTGTGAAGGGCTCCCAGCGTCTGTGCTGCTCCCAGTGGGCTGCTCGTCTGCTGAGGTCGCAGACACTTCGCCCCGCACTGCGCTGGGCCTGCCCCATCTTGGCAGCTGACCCCAGGCCCCTGGCGAGGGATCTCTGGGCTCTGGGCCACCCCGGGCTGGCCCTTGGGCGGGTGGCTCCCTCCTGGCACTCTGGGAGGGGGCACGCAGGCTCTTGCGCCAGCACCCGTCCATTCCGCCAGGCGGTGACCCTCTGTCTCCCTGTGGCCCCGCGTGGTGCACtgggggcgcgcggggcgggtGGGCGCTGTCGGGTGCAGGTGACAGACGGCAGGCGGCCCGCTCACGCCCCGCGCCGCGCTCCCAGCAGCACGCGGGAGGGCCCCGGCCTGGCCGCGCCCGGGAAGGAGCACGAGAGGGCGCGCGCGGACTCCGAGTCCGCGGACGACGAGGACAGCTGAGCCCCGGCGCTGCCTGCcacccgccgcccgccgcccagGGAGCAGAGAACTGTTGGGGAAACGCCGTGCTGTTGTTTGTATTTGTCCCCCTGGGTTTTTTTCTGCCTAATTTCTGTGATTTCTGACCGACATGAAATGACTATAAagggtttttttaatgaaaaaaaaatcacttttattgGCTTGGCTTTCTAGCGTTACTGGTGTGgccaggctggagctggggagcggTTCGCCGCTGTCGGGCCCGTTTGGGACAAAGGGTTTTAAGCCATAGGGTTACCATGAACAGCGAATGTGAACTTGGTTCTGACGGTGTGCCCGGCCGGGCCCCGCGGGGCTGACGTgaaggggctggggggtgagACCTTGCCAGAAGTAAAGGGGACATCAGACACACCGTTTGCTCTTCCTGCCCAGGCTGCAGGTGGCTCTGGGACCCCCAGGGAAGGACCCAGAGTCCCCAGCAGTGCCAGATCAGGGCATTCAAGCCATCTAGGCTGGGACGGGTGCTGGCGGCTGTTGGTTGCCCTTAATGTTCAGAGGGCTTGAGCGTTAAGAGTCggctttgctgtgtgaccttggacaagtggcACTCTCACTCTGGGCTTCTCTTTTCTCACCTGGATGTGGGATGACCCCGGCCTCACAGAGCTGACTCAGCACGTGTGCGCAGCTCCCAGCCCCTGCTCATGACAGTTACTGGTTGAATAGCGGCCTCTGCTGTGTCCCCTGCCCTGCCGGGGGCCGAGTCCCTCCGTCCCAGCTGAGAGAGGCCCGTGGTGTGCGTGGGACTTCCTGAGCCTGGCGCCCTGTGTGATTTGGCTGGACTGAGGTCAAGTCGCTGTGCTCAGTTTCTGTGAGTGGCTGTGTTTCCCGTGTCACCGCCTCTGACGGCTGTGCGTGACAGAGACTGAGGGCGGCAGGGCTCCTGGGGCTTCCTGACTCCTGTGGCTCCCAACGGCTGGCGCCCCATGCAGAGCCCCTGGTGGCTCCTGGGAGCCGAGGGGAGAGCCAGCCGATCCGTCCAGGCACTCAGGCCCTGGCTCCATAAGGGACCCGGCCAGACGGGGGGCTTGCCTGGGCTCGGGCCGCTGGCGCTCTGATGCAGCGGCGGGAGCATCTCGTGTCCAGGCATCCTGTTTCCACAGGGCCGGTGCGGGGGGCGCAGGAGTGGGGGCCTGGACCTCTGCGGCCCGCCTCTCTGCGCTCAgcccacctcacagggctgccCTGAGCATCTGGGGCAGCGCGGCCCGCTGGTGCTGTCCCGGCCCCGTCTCCAGCCCAGGGCAAGGGATGAGGCCTGAACTCGAGTCGAGTCTGTTTGCCACATGCCCCCTAGGGAAGCCCTTTAGTTCCTTCATCAGCAGCCTCTGGCCAGGCACCTCGGGACCACCGGTCATCAGGTCTGGGAGTCTGGGTCTGATTGGCCATGCGGGGCGGGCCAGGTGGGCGAGGGGCCAAGGCAGGAAGGCGCTGGTTTTGTCACCCCGCCCCAACACTCCAGTCCTCCAGCCTGGCCAGTGCCAAGCCCGGGCGACGGCTGCTGTGGCTTTGTCCTCAAGAGGCCCCTGGGCTACACGGGGGTCAGCGGACGCAGTGGGCCTGCTTCGGGATGACGGTGGCATGCTGGTCCACTCCGGTCAAGGGAGCACGGCCTGCCGAGGGCTGGAGCATGGGCCTTCCGAGGGGGCTGGGGATGGAGGGCGGGACCGCCTGCTCGGGGCCACTGCAGGACCCAGACTGGAGCGGTGACCCCGTCAAGATAAAGGGGCTCCTAGTCGGGAGCTTGCCGAATGAGCACCTTCCAGACTTCGGCACGGTTCCACCTGCGTCCTGACTGGAGCGCTCGCTTGACGTCCTCAGGCGAAGGCCCTCCGTCCGTCCGCGGCCCCCGCAGCCCGGCCCCGGGCCTGGAGAAGGGCCTGCCGTGCCCGTGCTCAGGAAGGAAGGGCCACCGGCTCAGGCAGACCCGGAGCCGTGCAAGGTCGGCTCAGAGGGTCCTCAGGCCCCCACAGGCACGCTCCTGCACCAGCCCGAGGGTCCGACGCTTCGGTGGTGGGTGGGGGACCTACAGAGGCTCCCCGCCAGGGTGCAGGGCGAAGGGCCCCACGAGCCAGCCGAGGGGGGGGCTGTGCTGCATGCGCTCCAGCAGCTGCTCCAGCCCCTGCCACGCCCGCCCGACGCCCTCGCGGCTCTGCGCCAGGCGCTCGGCCGGCAGCTCGGCGACGGAGCCGGCGGAGGACACGACGCCGTAGAGCGCGCACAGGCTGCGCCGCGCCTCCCCCACCGGGCGCTGGAGCTCGGCCGGGAGGCCCTGGAGGCCGGCGGCCAGGGCGCTGTAGGCCACGTGCAGCTGCTGCAGGAGCCCGCGGGCCCGCGACAGCGCCCCGGCGGCCAGCGCCTGCGGGAGGAAGGAGTGGGGTGAGCTGCCGTCGGGGGGCAGGAGAGCCCGCCCCCGCCCCAAGTACGCACCTCTCGGGCACTGGCATCCGCCACGTGGCTGCTCGGACCCCGCTCTGGCCCCGGCTGCGCTTCTGGAACCTGCTTAGCCGTTTCAATCTGGAAAGAGAGCCCAGCAGAGGAACGATGGCTTGTTGGCAGGGACCTTTCACATACTCCCTGGGGCGCCACGAGGGCCTGGGTGGGCATCCTGGCCGGGCCCGAGCCTCGTGTCAAGACCTTTCCTGTGGTGCGGTGGAAAGGCCACCAGGTTAGAGCCGGCCACACAGGACGCACTGTCTCACGTAAAGAGGCAGGGTCCACGTTCCCCGCGAGGTCATCTGGGAGATGGACTGTCAGTTGGATGGGTCCTGTCGCTGCCCAGCTCCAGaccctcccatggctccccagtgccctttGGCTCAAACCCAGCTCCTCACATGGCCTACGTGGTCTGGCGCCCAGGACGTCTCAGACCTCATTTCCCGCGGATACCCCAGCGTGCTctctgctctggccacactgacCCTCTTTGTCCCCTGACCACTTGCGGCCGTGGCTGCCTGCTCAGGCTGGAGCGTGCTTCCTCCACCCCTTCCCCTGGGCCCTTCACCCTCAGCTCCAGGTTCGCTCCAGGCAAAGCTTTTCCTGGCCACCCAGTGCGGTGGCCCCAGCCGCTCCTCAGTGTCCCCTGCTAAAATTCTCCGAGGCCTCCTGGGTCTTCTCCCTCTCACGTCCCGTGTCTGGCCCGACGGCAGACCCCGGCCGCTCTGCTTTGGAAACACATCTGGAACGCAGCTGCCTCCTGCCCCGACTGGTGCGATTCCCAAGGCCCCGTCGTCCCTTGCCGGGAGTTCTGCAGAATCCTCCTTGCTCAGCTGCCGGCTCCGGGCCGCCACCCCCCTGGCCCGTCCTCCCACAGCAGCCAGAACGATCCCCTTAAACAAAACCTACTTTGGACCAGGCCACTCCTCGGCTCGTGGTCCTGGGCACCGCGGCctgagcagcatccttggccccaCCCACTCGATGCCAGGAGCTCCCCCAGTGTGACAGCCACAGATGTCCCCAGACATGGCCCGGAGTCCCCTGGGGGTAGGATTGTCCCTGTTGAGACCCTCTGGATTGGAACAGTGGTCCTCAGGCTGCGGTTCATCACAGACCTCTGGGGCGCACCTCGCGGATCCTGATTCGGGGAGCACGCCCGGCTCTCCACCACCCACGTAGGCGGGACTATCATACAGCTAAGCCCTGGGACCTTGGGAACTCGGAGGTCCTCAGAGCCGGTGGCCATAGCCATCTGCATCAGGGGTTCTGCTCGCCTTCCTGCCGTGCGtgtcagcccccacccccaccctgagaACGAGGGGGCGCGAGTGTCGGGGGAGAGCAGGCCCGCTTGCCAGGCGCCCGACCCGCGGGCATCCAGGTCACCTCCACTTGGGTCCTTTCTCACATCACTGAACCCCCGACCATGTCCCCACTGTCGCCCCGTCACCCTGGCCCCCGCTCTGCTCCTGGGACACATCCAGCTTGTTCTCAGGGCGCTGTCCGGCCTTGGGCCCCCTCGGCATTCCCGACATAGCTCAGAGGAACGCCCGCTGCCCGGGCAGACCCTCGTGTGCTTTATTTGCATCCCCCTGCTGTCTCCCTCCCTGGGACGTGGGCCCCTGAGAGCAGGTCCGTGGCCGTCGTGGTGGCCACCGGGCATGCTCTGTCCGTGTCAGTGGAGGGGACGGGACGGGAGGGCCTGAGATGTCCTGAGGAAGGCGCCCGccggaggggtgggggaggctcTTACCAGCCTGAAGGAGTCCTCCAGCTGGGCCAGCGCCGCCCTGGCCTGGAACTGGCCGTGCTGCAGTTGGCTCAGCGCATGCTCGAAAGCCCGCTGGCGGAAGCCGGGGGCCAGGTCACCCAGACGCACGAAGTAGCTGCCCTGGTTGGCGGCGGGCACCCTCGGCCCGGGCTGGGAGGCAGCCAGCTGAGCTGGAAGGGAAGACGGCCTGACTCGATCTGCCAGGCCCCTCGGGCATTGGGGGCGTGGGTCACACAGACGACAAGCCCCCACTAGGAGCGGGGACCCGGGCCCCAGCCTCTCCTGTTCTCACCTTGCTCCTCGGCGTCCATGGGCTGGAAGATGTCCCCCAGGTCCTCCAGCTCGTCCCGGAGCACCGCGAAGCCTGTGGCTCCTTCACGACTGCCCGTGGGGGCCACGTGCCCTGCAGCCTCCCTGCCTAGGGTGGCCCCTTCGGGGAATGTCGCCACAGTGGACACAGGGCCCTTGGTGCCGGCAGTGGCTTGCCCGGCAAGGTCCAGGCCTGAGCACAGAGGGTCCGGGGGGCTGGAGACCCCGCAGGAGACAGCCGGTTGGGGGCTGAGAACAGTTTGTTCCCCTCCTTTGTCTGGGGCCCTGGAACTGGTCAGTCCACCACAGGCGGGGTCCTGGGCACCAGGTAACCAATTCTGGATGGCGCCAAGGCCGGTCTCCATGGCCCCCTTGGCCGCGCTGCCTGCCCTGGGGAGCCCAGCGGACATGGCATCTTTGGTGCCAATCAGGGCATCCTTTGAAGTGTCCAGGCCCCCCTGGACGGCCCCTCTGGCCACATTCACGGTACTGGTCACTCCACTGCAGAAGGCATCCTTGGTGCCAGGCTTAGTGGTGTCCATGCCGGTCTGGACGGCCCCCTTGGCCACACCCATGGCCCCAGTGAGCCCAGTGGACACAGTGTCCTTGGCGCCGGTGAGGACAGTCTTGGTGGTGTCCATGCCGGTCTGGACGGCCCCCTTGGCCACACCCATGGCCCCAGTGAGCCCAGTGGACACTGTGTCCTTGGCGCCTGTCAGGACGGTCTTGGTGGTGTCAACTCCAGTCTGGACAGCGCCCTTGGCCACACCCATGGCCCCAGTGAGCCCAGTGGACACTGTGTCCTTGGCGCCGGTGAGGACAGTCTTGGTGGTGTCCATGCCGGTCTGGACAGTGCCCTTGGCCATGTTCACTGCCCCTGTGAGCCCAGTGGACACGACATCCTTGGTGCCCGTGAGGACAGTCTTAGTGGTGTCCATGCCAGTCTGGACGGCCCCCTTGGCCACACCCATGGCCCCAGTGAGCCCAGTGGACACTGTGTCCTTGGCGCCGGTGAGGACAGTCTTGGTGGTGTCCATGCCAGTCTGGACGGCCCCCTTGGCCACACCCATGGCCCCAGTGAGCCCAGTGGACACTGTGTCCTTGGTGCCGGTGAGGACAGTCTTGGTGGTGTCCATGCcggtctggacagtgctcttggCCATGTTCACTGCCCCTGTGAGCCCTGTGGACACGACATCCTTGGTGCCTGTGAGGACAGTCTTGGTGGTGTCCACGCCAGTCTGGACAGCGCCCTTGGCCACACCCATGGCCCCAGTGAGCCCAGTGGACACTGTGTCCTTGGCACCGGTGAGGACAGTCTTGGTGGTGTCCATGCCGGTCTGGACAGTGCCCTTGGCCATGTTCACTGCCCCTGTGAGCCCAGTGGACACGACATCCTTGGTGCCCGTGAGGACAGTCTTGGTGGTGTCCATGCCAGTCTGGACGGCCCCCTTGGCCACACCCATGGCCCCAGTGAGCCCAGTGGACACTGTGTCCTTGGCGCCGGTGAGGACAGTCTTGGTGGTGTCCATGCcggtctggacagtgctcttggCCATGTTCACTGCCCCTGTGAGCCCAGTGGACACGACATCCTTGGTGCCTGTGAGGACAGTCTTGGTGGTGTCCACGCCAGTCTGGACAGCGCCCTTGGCCACACCCATGGCCCCAGTGAGCCCAGTGGACACTGTGTCCTTGGCACCGGTGAGGACAGTCTTGGTGGTGTCCATGCCGGTCTGGACAGTGCCCTTGGCCATGTTCACTGCCCCTGTGAGCCCAGTGGACACTGTGTCCTTGGCGCCGGTGAGGACAGTCTTGGTGGTGTCCATGCCAGTCTGGACGGCCCCCTTGGCCACACCCATGGCCCCAGTGAGCCCAGTTGACATGGCGTCTTTGGTGCCTGTGAGGACGGTCTTGGTGGTGTCCACGCCGGTCTGGACAGTGCCTTTGGCCACACCCACTGCTCCTGTGACCCCGCTGGCCACAGCCTCCTTGGTGCCCGTCAGTGCGGATCGGGTCATGCCCACACCTCCCTGGACCACGCCTTTAGCCGAGTCCACCACAGTGGCCACCCCGGACGAGATGGCATCCTTGGTCTTGGTCATCTTGGAGCACACCAGGTCCTTTGCCCCAGACATCATCTGGTGAGAAAGGACACCTGTGGTCAAGAACCGAGCTGGGCGgcaccctgccccccacccctccgcCGCGCTGATCCCTGAGGTGACTTGGGGAGAGGGACCTGTCACCAGAGGCCCCGCCCCTCACCTGCCGCCCTGACATCCATCCCTCACCAGTTTTATCCAGCCATGATGGGGACCCAGCCTTAGCAGGCCCTGTCACAGTGCCAGTCCTGCCCTGATTCACTAGCTCCCCGTCGCTGACAGCGGGGTCCTGCCACCTCTGGGACCCTTGCCGAGGTCCCTCGGCCTTGGGCTCAGCAAGCCATCGAATTGCATCGAATTGCTCCTCTCGCCTAATCTGTCTGTGGCCTGTTTTGAGGCTGCTTTCCCCGTTACAGCGGGAAGAATTGCTCCTTAAAGTGAACGTGGTCGCGACAGAGGAGGGGAGCGGCGTTCCGTTCAGAAACCGACAGCCGGCCCAGCGCGGGGCCGAGGGCGGGTGTGGGCCACAGGAGGCTGTCCACGTCGGCCATCCGCTTTGACCTATCCGAGtgctccccacctgcccctctcccagccctgacTCGAGCCGAGCGGGCACCTCGGGCTCCGTGCCTGCAGAGACCCGCGTTCGAATCCCGGGCTCTCCCCCCGctcgctgtgtgacctcaggcaagccatctcccctctctgagcctgggacGGAAACAGCACCTCCTTCAAGGGTTGTGGCGGAAATGAGTCCAGGGGCCTGACGCCCTTTGCAGGCGGCAGGTGCTCAAGGAAAGCGAGCGCAGAGGAGCCGCGGAGGAGGGGCACAGGGTGGCCTTGGCTGCTGGGGTCCCTTTTAATTTGGGCCAGAAATTCCTGCTGGCGGTGAGCCTGGCGGTTCTCCACCCTCTGAGATGCTCCACCCTCATCTGGCCAGCTGAGGCCAGAGGCGAGTCAAGGAAGACTCTAGAGGGGGGCACGTGCTGGGCGGAAGAGCCGTGTCGGGTCTCTGCCAGCCTGCCGTGGCCCTCAGCTGCCTTACGTCGGGGACACCATAATGCGGACAGTCCCCGTTTATCCAGGACCGAGTGTCAGTGATTATTCACCCTCTGACCGCCCAAGGTTCGAATCTCACGCTCCCATGAAggtcctgctgtgtgaccttcggcAGGTGGCTcgccttctctgtgcttcagctaCTGTGTGGGGCCTTATTGCTCCCTTCGCCGCGGGGCGGCTGGGAGGGTTAAAGCATGTAGCCCGCACCCTGACCCATGACGGGGTGTCCGTCCCCTCCTTGGACAGGAACTGAGACGTCCCGGGAGGGCCCCCAGGGAGGCGGAGACCATCAGCCCAGCCCCGCTCACCTTGTCTGCAGGCGGCAGCAGCTTCGCCCCGCTGGCCGTCTGCTCTGGCTCGGTGGCCGCTGTGGGGACAGGAACCGGTCAGGCACCCCAGGGAGGGCGCGGGACGCGGGCTGGCACCAGCTGCCTGTTGCACAATCTACGGGCACAGCCCGAAAGGTCAGGCGTGTCCCAGCCAGCCCGCCAGGGACAGCAAGAGGTGACATCGCTGGCCGGGGACCGGGCTCCCCCGACCCCCCGGGGCCTCATGGCCTGGAGTAGGGGCTCCCTGGGGTTTCGTGGGTGCTGGGTGCCCATGCAggggccccggggaggggagtCGGGACGCCCGCTCTGCCCCTTGCAGCTGGCGGCCTGGAGTATGTGGAACAGGCGTCAGCTGCCTGCGGCTCGGGGCCCGGAGTGAGGCCCAGTGGGCAGCGCCCCAGCCCCGGGCCTCCGTGCGCCAGCCCCTCCGCGGGCCCCAGGGCCACCCGGGCACCCCCGCCCAGCAGCTGGAGGGTGGGAGGCCCCCCgggctgtgtgaccccagggaAGCCTTCACCCCTCTCTGGGCATCCTCGATGAGCCCCTGGTCCACGGAGCTGGGAGCTCGGAAGCAGGGGACGGGGTGGAGAGCCCGGGGTGTGGCAGGCTGTGCTCATGCCCCCACTCTCGCTGGTGAGGCCACCTTGGGCCGCTCCCCTGCCGtatttctgcctcagtttccccatctggcaCTCAATGAGCATGCCAGCTTTGTAGCGTCTGTTGAGACGGTGCGGGCACATAGGAAGCGCCCCCCCCCAGATGGCCAGAAGTCCCTGCTCGGGGACTCCTGTTCCCGGGATCTGCTCCAGAGCCCCCCCAAGGAGCTGTCCGCTCACCCTGAGCCGGAGGCTGGGCCGCCTCGGGGGTGGGTGCGCCGGCGGCATCCGGGACTGGCTGGGCCTCTTTCGCTGCGCCGTGGGCGTTGGCCACCAGGTTCCGGGCAGAGCTGAAGCCAGGCAGGGACCCGAAGAAGCTGCTCAGCGTCTACACGGGGCAGGGACAGCGTGAGCAGGGCCAGCCCGTGGCGGGGGAAGCATCGGGCAGCGCCTTGGGCCCTCGCTGCTGGGTGACCTCAGGAAATTGTCTTAGCCACTCTGAGCCGCAGTTTCCTCGCCTAGGCAGTGGGCAGATTCCGCCCACCTCCCACGTCCTCTGGGACGTCCTCCTTTCTTCCACAGCCCCCGTTTCACAGATGgggatactgaggctcagagaggggccgtggctggtccaaggtcacacagtggggAAGGAGCTGAGGTCTGCGTGAGCCGCCCACCCCCGCCGTCCAGCTGGGGGCAGCAGGGAAGACTcggccctcccccaccccaggaagcCCCTCCGGCCCC
This window harbors:
- the PLIN4 gene encoding perilipin-4, with product MSAQGGGRDPPKPKGKTLSSFFGSLPGFSSARNLVANAHGAAKEAQPVPDAAGAPTPEAAQPPAQAATEPEQTASGAKLLPPADKMMSGAKDLVCSKMTKTKDAISSGVATVVDSAKGVVQGGVGMTRSALTGTKEAVASGVTGAVGVAKGTVQTGVDTTKTVLTGTKDAMSTGLTGAMGVAKGAVQTGMDTTKTVLTGAKDTVSTGLTGAVNMAKGTVQTGMDTTKTVLTGAKDTVSTGLTGAMGVAKGAVQTGVDTTKTVLTGTKDVVSTGLTGAVNMAKSTVQTGMDTTKTVLTGAKDTVSTGLTGAMGVAKGAVQTGMDTTKTVLTGTKDVVSTGLTGAVNMAKGTVQTGMDTTKTVLTGAKDTVSTGLTGAMGVAKGAVQTGVDTTKTVLTGTKDVVSTGLTGAVNMAKSTVQTGMDTTKTVLTGTKDTVSTGLTGAMGVAKGAVQTGMDTTKTVLTGAKDTVSTGLTGAMGVAKGAVQTGMDTTKTVLTGTKDVVSTGLTGAVNMAKGTVQTGMDTTKTVLTGAKDTVSTGLTGAMGVAKGAVQTGVDTTKTVLTGAKDTVSTGLTGAMGVAKGAVQTGMDTTKTVLTGAKDTVSTGLTGAMGVAKGAVQTGMDTTKPGTKDAFCSGVTSTVNVARGAVQGGLDTSKDALIGTKDAMSAGLPRAGSAAKGAMETGLGAIQNWLPGAQDPACGGLTSSRAPDKGGEQTVLSPQPAVSCGVSSPPDPLCSGLDLAGQATAGTKGPVSTVATFPEGATLGREAAGHVAPTGSREGATGFAVLRDELEDLGDIFQPMDAEEQAQLAASQPGPRVPAANQGSYFVRLGDLAPGFRQRAFEHALSQLQHGQFQARAALAQLEDSFRLIETAKQVPEAQPGPERGPSSHVADASAREALAAGALSRARGLLQQLHVAYSALAAGLQGLPAELQRPVGEARRSLCALYGVVSSAGSVAELPAERLAQSREGVGRAWQGLEQLLERMQHSPPLGWLVGPFALHPGGEPL